Proteins encoded within one genomic window of Deltaproteobacteria bacterium:
- a CDS encoding 3-deoxy-D-manno-octulosonic acid transferase, translated as MMSIAYNILLAAAALVLGPYYGAKMLFSGKYRNSIGPKLGFTPAETFDAMEGTPRIWVHAVSVGEVTAAAPIVASLRQLFPGACIVLSTSTETGQEMARKFVRSATALFYYPLDIPCVIRKTLDRVAPDVFVAVETEIWPNFIRLCGQRGIGIALVNGRISPRSFRGYGRTKFFWEAFFNRIDQIGAISETDAARLQKLGVESSRVRVLGNAKYDGLAASVSDELRDETSRRLNVSPDVPVLVAGSTHEGEESVVLSVYRELLKEFPGLLLIVVPRHVERSADVIAQARKAGFDDVIAFSDIQAGTGRKTQRVIIIDVIGELFKVYGLATAVFCGGSLVPRGGQNILEAAAWGKVVLYGPSMEDFQDEREALERVGAGITVRNRGEMLDALVQLMRHPDLLSEAGERARAMVAANTGASRRHAELIRSVLER; from the coding sequence ATGATGTCAATAGCTTATAATATCCTGCTCGCCGCCGCGGCGCTGGTCCTGGGGCCGTATTACGGGGCGAAAATGCTTTTTTCCGGGAAATACCGGAACAGTATCGGCCCGAAACTGGGATTCACACCGGCCGAAACCTTCGACGCCATGGAGGGGACCCCCCGTATATGGGTTCACGCCGTGTCGGTGGGAGAGGTGACGGCGGCGGCCCCCATCGTGGCATCCCTGCGGCAACTGTTCCCGGGGGCATGCATCGTTCTTTCGACGAGCACGGAAACGGGACAGGAAATGGCCCGCAAGTTCGTGCGCTCCGCAACGGCTCTGTTCTATTATCCCCTCGATATTCCCTGCGTTATCAGAAAGACGCTCGACCGGGTTGCCCCCGATGTGTTCGTCGCCGTGGAAACGGAGATATGGCCTAATTTTATCAGGCTTTGCGGGCAGCGGGGCATCGGGATCGCTCTTGTCAACGGCAGGATATCCCCCCGTTCCTTCCGGGGATACGGGAGGACAAAGTTTTTCTGGGAGGCCTTCTTCAACAGGATCGACCAGATAGGCGCCATATCGGAGACCGATGCGGCACGCCTGCAAAAGCTCGGCGTAGAGTCCTCCCGCGTTCGGGTGCTGGGCAATGCGAAATATGACGGGCTTGCCGCCAGTGTAAGCGATGAACTGCGCGATGAAACGAGCCGCCGGCTGAATGTTTCTCCGGATGTGCCGGTCCTCGTCGCGGGCAGCACCCATGAAGGGGAGGAATCGGTGGTGCTCTCTGTCTACCGGGAACTGCTCAAGGAATTTCCGGGGCTTCTCCTGATCGTGGTTCCCCGCCATGTTGAGCGTTCGGCCGATGTGATCGCCCAGGCGCGGAAAGCCGGTTTCGACGATGTCATTGCCTTCAGCGATATTCAGGCGGGTACGGGCAGAAAGACCCAGCGGGTGATCATCATTGATGTAATCGGTGAGCTTTTCAAGGTATACGGACTGGCGACGGCCGTCTTCTGCGGCGGCAGCCTCGTGCCACGGGGGGGACAGAACATTCTCGAAGCTGCGGCGTGGGGGAAAGTGGTTCTCTACGGTCCCTCGATGGAAGATTTTCAGGATGAGCGGGAAGCGCTGGAACGTGTCGGCGCGGGCATCACGGTTCGCAACCGCGGAGAGATGCTCGACGCCCTGGTCCAGCTGATGAGGCATCCCGACCTGCTGAGTGAGGCGGGCGAAAGGGCGCGTGCCATGGTCGCCGCCAACACGGGAGCGTCACGCCGCCATGCCGAGCTGATCCGGTCTGTTCTCGAAAGGTAA
- the hisF gene encoding imidazole glycerol phosphate synthase subunit HisF, whose amino-acid sequence MDPVKIMPCLDIKDGRVVKGVHFVDLKVAGDPVENALFYEKEGADELAFLDITATIEARKTTVELVKRVASAITIPLTVGGGIGETADMERLISAGVSKVSINTAAVKNPELIREGAKEFGSGAIVVAIDAKMNNTVASGYELYVNGGRTPTGKDAVAWAQQVRDLGCGSILPTSIDTDGTKDGYDVTLTALIAETSGLPVIASGGAGTLEHLYEGVVRGKASILLAASIFHFREISIREAKEYLHSRGVAVTL is encoded by the coding sequence ATGGATCCTGTAAAGATCATGCCCTGTCTTGACATCAAGGATGGAAGGGTCGTCAAGGGCGTACATTTCGTCGATCTGAAGGTCGCGGGCGATCCCGTCGAAAACGCCCTCTTCTACGAAAAAGAGGGGGCGGACGAACTGGCCTTCCTCGACATCACGGCAACCATTGAAGCCCGGAAAACCACCGTTGAGCTGGTCAAACGGGTCGCCTCGGCAATAACGATCCCGCTGACCGTCGGCGGTGGTATCGGCGAGACGGCCGACATGGAACGACTCATCAGTGCCGGGGTCAGCAAGGTCTCCATCAACACGGCGGCCGTAAAAAACCCCGAACTCATCAGGGAAGGGGCAAAGGAATTCGGAAGCGGGGCCATCGTCGTGGCTATCGACGCGAAGATGAACAATACCGTGGCGTCGGGCTATGAACTGTACGTGAACGGCGGCCGGACACCAACAGGCAAGGATGCCGTCGCGTGGGCGCAGCAGGTCAGGGACCTGGGATGCGGTTCCATTCTCCCTACGAGCATCGACACGGATGGAACGAAAGACGGATATGACGTAACGCTGACAGCGCTGATTGCCGAGACATCGGGGCTTCCCGTCATCGCCTCAGGGGGTGCGGGGACGCTCGAACATCTCTATGAAGGTGTGGTCAGGGGGAAAGCCTCCATCCTGCTCGCGGCCTCGATCTTCCATTTCAGGGAAATATCCATCAGGGAAGCAAAGGAGTATCTTCATTCCCGCGGAGTGGCCGTAACGTTGTGA